The stretch of DNA GCGCCAGAACCGCGATTCTTTCCTCTCGAAATGGAGAAAAGTCAAAACAGTTCCATTCCTCTTCGGTTTTAAAAACTAAGGGTCGATTTTTCAAAAAACTCAGGAGAGACCGAATCTCTGGATGTTCCGAATTACCCAGAATAAGCAACATATATCCCCTCTCTTCAAGATCCTGAGCCAGATCCTGAACTTTTTTCACTCTCGGACAAGTGGTATCGACAATAGTCGCTCCCCGCTCCTTGAGTTTTTGAATGGTATCCCGTTCGATTCCATGTGAACGAGTAATAACTGTAGTGTGAAGAGGTATTTCTTCGATCTTCTCGGCAAGGTGCACTCCCTCTTCTTGCAATTTTGCAACCGCATGGCGGTTGTGCACGAGGTCTCCCAAAAGATATACCGACTTTTCTTTCTCTTTGAGCGTTTGCAGCGCAAGCTCAAAGGCTCTTTTGACTCCTGGACAGAAACCTGCTGGTTCAATCACCACGATATCCATTTTCTTTACCCATTGCCAGAGTATAAATTTTATGAACGACTTCCTCAATCTTCAAGAAGGAAGTATCGATCAATACAGCATCGTCTGCTTTTTTCAAGGGAGCATACTGGCGGTTCGAATCAATCGCATCCCGCTCCAAGATATTTTTTAAAACTCGTTTATAGTCAACAATGTTTCCCCGGCTGCGAAGCTCAAGCCACCGCCGGTAAGCTCGTACTTCGGGTTTTGCAGTCAGAAACACTTTGAGATCCGCTTCCGGAAGAATGACTGTTCCGATGTCCCGTCCTTCCACAACAGATGGCCTTGAAAGGGCGAGTGTGCGCTGAATGCTTCGGAGAAAGTCCCGCACGCCTTTTAACTCGGCAACTCGAGATACCATTCTGTCCACCTCTGGCAAGCGGATGAACGCCGTGATATCCTCGCCATCAAGAATTACCCTGGTCCCATCATCACTTGGTTCTAAGGAAATAGTTATCTGGGCAAGAACGCTTTCGAGGTTCACGGCACCAGGATCGAAGCTTTCGCGCAAGAAATAAAACGTTAATGCGCGATAGAGTGCCCCAGTATCGAGATAGAGGTATCCTAACCTTTTTGCCACACCCCTGGCAACAGTACTTTTGCCCGCTCCCGCAGGACCATCAATGGCAATGTGTTGCTTCACCCCTCAACCTCCCTCGTTTCCTGCGAATTCAAAAGAGTGAACGTATCGCATCCCAAAGTGACAAGGTCCTGGAAGAAACGCGGGTAACTGATTCTGATACAATCAACATCTTCGATCACAACACTCCTTTGTGCCACAAAACCGGCGATGACAAAACTCATGGCAATGCGATGGTCGCCAAAACTCTTTACTCTACCACCCTGAAATGGAACCGGTCCATCAAGAACGAAACCATCCGCCCTTTCTTCCACTTCTACTCCCAGAGACCGCAATCCCTGAACTATTGATGTCAGGCGGTCACTCTCTTTCACGCGCAATTCTTCAGCTCCAGAAATGGTAGTTCTTCCCTCAGCTTGGGTAGCAAGGATGGCAAGGATGGGAATTTCATCAATCAGGGAAGGAATAAGATCTTTCCCAATCTCGATACCCCGCAAAGAAGACGATTCCACTTCAAGGTCAGCTCTCGGCTCCCCAAATTCTTCTTTCTGGTTGGAAAATTTGAATCTTCCTCCCATCCTCTCCAGACACCGGAAAAATCCCGTTCTGTGAGGATTGATTCCCACATCGTGAATGGTCACACACGACCCAGGGAGTAATGTCGCCAGTGCAACCAGGAAAGCGGCTGAAGAAGCATCTCCAGGAAGAGCAAAGGAACGAGCCTGAAGTTCCCGACAGGGTTCTACAACGATCGTGGCGTTTTCCTTTTCAATATGTGCCCCTACATAGCGGAGCATGTTCTCAGTATGGTCTCGTGAACTTACTGGTT from Atribacterota bacterium encodes:
- the aroA gene encoding 3-phosphoshikimate 1-carboxyvinyltransferase, giving the protein MSRAIIHPFRGVLRGNIQCPRDKSLSHRAVMIGALSQGETEITGFLVCQDCLATVECVRALGVDIQMFPEEERVIVQSEGLSALREPENVLNAENSGTTIRLLSGIATGIEGLTVLTGDQSLRKRPMHRIIEPLRQTGVEIGGRAQDNFPPLFVRGSARVKSIRYTLRVPSAQVKSALIFAALKGDTPSLIEEPVSSRDHTENMLRYVGAHIEKENATIVVEPCRELQARSFALPGDASSAAFLVALATLLPGSCVTIHDVGINPHRTGFFRCLERMGGRFKFSNQKEEFGEPRADLEVESSSLRGIEIGKDLIPSLIDEIPILAILATQAEGRTTISGAEELRVKESDRLTSIVQGLRSLGVEVEERADGFVLDGPVPFQGGRVKSFGDHRIAMSFVIAGFVAQRSVVIEDVDCIRISYPRFFQDLVTLGCDTFTLLNSQETREVEG
- the cmk gene encoding (d)CMP kinase: MKQHIAIDGPAGAGKSTVARGVAKRLGYLYLDTGALYRALTFYFLRESFDPGAVNLESVLAQITISLEPSDDGTRVILDGEDITAFIRLPEVDRMVSRVAELKGVRDFLRSIQRTLALSRPSVVEGRDIGTVILPEADLKVFLTAKPEVRAYRRWLELRSRGNIVDYKRVLKNILERDAIDSNRQYAPLKKADDAVLIDTSFLKIEEVVHKIYTLAMGKENGYRGD
- the ispH gene encoding 4-hydroxy-3-methylbut-2-enyl diphosphate reductase yields the protein MDIVVIEPAGFCPGVKRAFELALQTLKEKEKSVYLLGDLVHNRHAVAKLQEEGVHLAEKIEEIPLHTTVITRSHGIERDTIQKLKERGATIVDTTCPRVKKVQDLAQDLEERGYMLLILGNSEHPEIRSLLSFLKNRPLVFKTEEEWNCFDFSPFREERIAVLAQTTFPRTLFETFLRWKNAKWPQILMDVFHTLCAETETRQSNLARKIKENKLTTVIVVGGRKSSNTASLFLLARRENVRAIWVEGPEELAQEVFRPSERIGIVSGASTPDWIVRQVLDWLRSQAYPGGRA